A single window of Oreochromis aureus strain Israel breed Guangdong linkage group 5, ZZ_aureus, whole genome shotgun sequence DNA harbors:
- the LOC116314883 gene encoding blue-sensitive opsin-like: MRGNRDMELPEDFWIPVSLDTNNITSLSPFLVPQDHLGDTATFYAMAVFMLFIFIFGTFINALTIACTIQYKKLRSHLNYILLNLSAANLLVSCVGSFTACCSFSFRYFIFGALACKIEGFMVTLGGMVSLWSLAVIAFERWLVICKPLGNFAFKPDHAIACCAFTWFFALFASAPPLFGWSRYIPEGLQCSCGPDWYTTNNKYNNESYVMFLFCFCFAVPLTTIIFCYSQLLITLKMAAKAQAESASTQKAEKEVTRMVVIMVLGFLVCWLPYASFALWVVNNRGQSFDLRLATIPSCFSKASAVYNPVIYVVFNKQFRTCMLAMMGMGGGEEESSTTQSVTEVSKVGPA, translated from the exons ATGAGGGGTAATCGTGATATGGAGCTGCCAGAAGACTTCTGGATACCCGTCAGCCTGGACACAAACAACATCACGTCACTTAGCCCTTTTCTGGTTCCACAGGACCACTTGGGGGATACTGCCACCTTTTACGCCATGGCAGTTTTCatgttattcatatttatttttggcacttttaTCAATGCCCTTACCATTGCATGCACCATCCAATACAAGAAACTTCGATCCCACCTCAACTACATCCTGTTGAACTTGTCAGCAGCAAACCTTCTTGTGTCCTGTGTGGGCTCCTTCACTGCCTGCTGCTCTTTTTCATTCAGATATTTCATCTTTGGTGCGCTAGCATGCAAGATCGAAGGTTTCATGGTAACACTCGGTG GGATGGTAAGCCTGTGGTCCCTTGCTGTGATAGCTTTCGAACGATGGCTTGTGATTTGCAAGCCGCTCGGTAACTTTGCTTTCAAGCCCGACCACGCTATAGCCTGCTGTGCATTCACTTGGTTTTTTGCATTGTTTGCCTCAGCTCCTCCACTGTTCGGATGGAGCAG GTATATTCCAGAAGGTCTACAGTGCTCCTGTGGACCAGACTGGTACaccacaaacaacaaatacaacaaTGAGTCCTATGTGATGTTCCTGTTCTGCTTCTGCTTTGCTGTTCCTTTGACCACGATTATCTTCTGCTACTCCCAGCTGCTCATCACACTGAAAATG GCAGCCAAGGCCCAAGCTGAGTCTGCCTCCACCCAGAAGGCAGAGAAGGAAGTGACCAGGATGGTGGTGATCATGGTGCTCGGCTTCTTGGTGTGCTGGTTGCCATATGCCTCCTTTGCTCTTTGGGTTGTGAACAACCGTGGGCAGTCATTCGATCTGAGATTGGCGACTATACCGTCCTGTTTCTCAAAGGCTTCAGCAGTCTACAACCCTGTTATCTATGTGGTCTTTAATAAACAG TTCCGTACATGTATGTTAGCGATGATGGGGATGggaggaggtgaggaggagAGCTCAACAACACAATCGGTGACTGAAGTTTCCAAAGTTGGGCCTGCCTAG